From a single Coriobacteriaceae bacterium genomic region:
- a CDS encoding VanZ family protein produces MVKMNRKWAVVTCLMALLIWGNSLVPGSGSGSLSLTVMEAIRGFLHGVGLPYEWVTNFVVRKCAHFTEYMVLGILATHAFDFEGRHTFDVLLPTAVFLLLIPSIDETIQLFVPGRAGMITDVMIDCCGAAMGVVLRYLLRSLMYAKKAA; encoded by the coding sequence ATGGTTAAGATGAATCGAAAATGGGCGGTCGTGACCTGCCTGATGGCGCTCTTGATCTGGGGCAATTCGCTGGTTCCCGGCTCGGGGTCGGGCTCGCTGAGCCTAACGGTCATGGAAGCTATCCGCGGTTTCCTGCACGGCGTGGGACTTCCATATGAATGGGTGACCAACTTTGTTGTTCGCAAGTGCGCGCATTTTACCGAGTATATGGTGCTCGGCATCCTGGCAACGCACGCTTTTGATTTTGAGGGCCGGCACACCTTTGACGTGCTGCTGCCCACGGCGGTGTTCCTGCTGCTGATTCCCTCGATCGACGAGACGATTCAGCTCTTTGTGCCGGGACGCGCCGGCATGATCACCGATGTGATGATCGACTGCTGTGGAGCGGCAATGGGCGTTGTGCTCCGATATCTCTTACGGTCGCTGATGTACGCCAAAAAGGCCGCCTAG